A stretch of Plasmodium knowlesi strain H genome assembly, chromosome: 1 DNA encodes these proteins:
- a CDS encoding origin recognition complex subunit 2, putative — MMQSIQVNSPKKVVRMQEGSDEDEENEKEEYLITNLTEKNKNMPSLIVRIPSNMNKFLSKEEVKISFNEDIKLPNKKGSKKLRSFKMEPSPTGICEQVSEKTMENTYASSDIKVDSTYQSDGTDGGVTPRSGLVHEGSDRESNDDNNDDDSDHDSNDDDDSDDDDDEMSEGLIKTFKQNYVEKHEKDTGNESVTFLREHTKNELEYFLQKKKLHSSYEMNINDIINIDYDKLNEKNIIPYFLTNMFDAEQKKKREKLKQLLEAKQKSILERSNRRHKKQMEKEVKGHQKGKHRRSSKGDKQTKGEKVHSAKLKKEKGKSGNVDEEDEDEEEEEDDDNNNDDEEEEDEVDEDDDDGDYEDIYSRKSQSDEGDDSYEPVPTGGKRKKKQGAKLVGLKDKRTRTEEGDNEQEDTYLDDFDKNVDVDAEVDVNIYNDPTLYGIEGSSDYTDGLKSDAENSQEEEETKEQQQTGSNSKGSKKKKKNVEELGEDEEKIDDIIDTETQKLISYDYYSSVNIKEVVKPSYKIKSLTPFIPIEENIDNLDHVQKLQYLIKNLPHTHIKEKRSLYHYNIKQFIKWKVYLMNNINICLYGIGSKYHVLNLFCNICLNDGNKCIVLGFEEEINFEEIIIRILEYHYKYKTSKNLKSFDLLYELIHKVNETNIPLYFVIHNIDNVKLYPYYEYFSFMSQYDNIHFVCSIDDVSFELNMNFKNISSINFHYVKCHTWLDYRHEILRQWNKFLPEWVFNKKCEEVDVKKNIETILNALSINHKRLFKIIASIQLENLEKGIYGVEKESLLQDKRIFTVGASSIRINSLLVEFVSHNVITETRLKEGNTFLKINADKEELKKVAEQL, encoded by the coding sequence ATGATGCAGAGCATCCAGGTGAACTCACCCAAGAAAGTGGTGCGGATGCAAGAAGGAAGTGacgaagatgaagaaaacgaaaaagaagaataccTCATCACCAATCTTAccgaaaagaataaaaatatgcctAGTCTTATAGTCCGTATTCCAAGTAacatgaataaatttttaagcAAAGAAGAGGTAAAAATAAGCTTTAATGAAGATATTAAACTGCCtaataaaaaggggagcaAAAAGTTGCGCTCCTTTAAGATGGAGCCATCTCCAACAGGCATCTGTGAGCAAGTGAGTGAGAAAACCATGGAAAATACCTACGCGAGTTCCGATATCAAAGTGGACAGTACGTACCAGTCGGATGGGACAGATGGAGGGGTTACCCCTAGAAGCGGGTTGGTCCACGAAGGGAGCGACCGTGAAAGCAACGACGACAACAACGATGACGACAGTGATCATGATAGTAACGACGACGATGATAgtgacgatgatgacgacgaaATGAGTGAGGGACTCATCAAGACATTCAAACAGAACTACGTGGAGAAGCACGAAAAGGACACAGGCAATGAAAGCGTTACCTTCCTAAGggaacacacaaaaaatgaactagaatactttcttcaaaaaaaaaaattacacagtTCATACGAAATGAATATAAATGACATTATCAACATCGACTATGATAAGCTCAAcgagaaaaatatcatccCATACTTTTTAACGAACATGTTCGATGcagaacaaaagaagaaaagagaaaagttgAAGCAACTATTGGAGGCCAAGCAGAAGTCCATTCTGGAGAGATCAAACAGGAGGCATAAGAAacaaatggagaaggaagtCAAGGGCCATCAGAAGGGAAAACACAGGCGCAGTTCCAAGGGGGACAAACAGACGAAGGGCGAGAAGGTGCACAGtgcgaaattgaaaaaggagaagggtaaaagtggaaatgttgatgaggaggatgaggatgaagaagaagaagaagatgatgacaacaacaatgatgatgaggaggaggaggatgaggTGGATGAGGACGATGACGATGGCGACTATGAGGATATCTATAGCAGGAAGAGCCAGTCCGATGAGGGAGACGACTCGTACGAGCCTGTCCCAACCGGCGGAAAGCGGAAAAAGAAGCAGGGGGCCAAGCTAGTCGGGTTAAAGGATAAGAGGACACGCACCGAAGAGGGAGACAACGAACAGGAGGATACATACCTGGACGACTTCGATAAAAATGTCGACGTAGACGCAGAGGTTGATGTGAATATTTACAACGATCCGACGCTGTACGGAATCGAAGGAAGTAGTGACTACACGGATGGGCTAAAGAGCGACGCAGAAAACTcgcaagaggaagaagaaacaaaagaacaacaacagaCGGGAAGCAATTCAAAGggatcgaaaaaaaaaaaaaaaaatgtagaggaACTAGgagaggatgaagaaaaaatagatgaTATAATAGATACAGAAACGCAAAAATTAATCTCCTATGATTATTATTCCAGTGTAAATATAAAGGAGGTGGTAAAACCCagttataaaataaaatcattAACCCCATTTATTCccattgaagaaaatatcgaCAATTTAGATCACGTCCAAAAATTGCAATACCTCATTAAAAATCTGCCTCACACacatataaaagaaaagaggtcTCTCTACCACTACAATATTAAGCAGTTTATCAAGTGGAAAGTGTATCTAatgaataatataaatatttgtCTTTACGGAATAGGGTCGAAATATCACGTGCTCAATCTCTTTTGCAACATATGTCTAAATGACGGTAATAAATGCATTGTTTTAGGattcgaagaagaaataaattttgaagaaataataatacGCATATTGGAGTACCACTATAAGTACAAAACatcaaaaaatttaaagtCCTTTGATTTACTCTACGAATTAATACATAAAGTAAATGAGACCAATATAcccctttattttgttataCATAATATAGATAACGTAAAATTATACCCCTACTATGaatacttttcttttatgaGTCAATATGATAATATTCACTTCGTTTGTTCCATTGATGATGTTTCCTTTGAGCTTAACATGAACTTTAAGAATATCAGCTCCATTAATTTTCACTATGTCAAGTGCCACACGTGGTTAGATTATCGTCACGAAATTTTGAGGCAGTGGAATAAATTCCTCCCCGAATGGGTCTTCAATAAAAAGTGCGAAGAAGTAGATGTCAAGAAAAACATAGAAACTATATTAAATGCACTTAGTATAAATCATAAGAGACTCTTTAAAATCATTGCATCCATCCAGTTGGAAAACCTGGAAAAGGGCATCTATGGCGTGGAAAAAGAGTCCTTGCTCCAAGATAAGCGAATATTTACCGTCGGAGCGTCCAGTATCAGAATAAATTCCCTTCTTGTTGAGTTCGTGTCCCACAATGTTATTACCGAAACGAGGCTCAAGGAAGGTAACACTTTCCTCAAAATAAATGCAGACAAGGAGGAACTCAAGAAGGTAGCTGAGCAGTTGTGA
- a CDS encoding DNA replication licensing factor mcm7-like: MGERKMEIRTYVDDNHTKYLEAVKNYNSHIDELVTFFDTFEDPSANHTNWGKLKYKGYLQRIYNHETELLPIYLDDLREHFCKENKEVDYSVYNGIMTNTHRYMELLYSAADKCLSDECFKRFVKGYGEEDESEKIKRKNLRRINNEDLSGYSTDESEKEAFNNLFRDMIKPIEEIRQERMKEYKLPAYLRVNFEIILIPSSRDLVRKMRVVNADCIGSLSTFECEVIRATQLKPRIQVATYECDRCHVFAYKAVDGPFFMPLFDCPGCTNVHGVRGSLKFQAKLSKFVKYQEIKVQELPSQLPEGDIPRSMNCIIHGESTTSVQPGMSVTLTGVLMPVTKSGFQALKGGLIAEKVFHIYYVQNNKENFNEHIDNYDKIMEEVQALKNSPNLYERLAFNIGPEIYGHDDVKKALLLQLIGGCTRKKKDGGMIRGDIHILLMGDPGVAKSQLMKKVCLIASRSIYTTGKGSSSVGLTAAVLKDPNTGETTLEGGALVLADKGICCIDEFDKMDEFDRSAIYEVMEQQTVSIAKAGHCSNMPARSSVLAAANPINGRYDCKKSVMLNMNLPAALLTRFDLQFLLLDISDRDKDKKLAEHVLNILKCADSHDDKKKRSELSSESYEEIDKTVLRAFIQLAKKKEPTISPDLIPKITQWYVSSRQLESQQERYNDTRINYTTPRALLAILRISQALARLRDSDVIETADFEEAIRLTEQSKASVSQQTEKRRRKDSSTEIMNIIKSIKEKIMEKKKKWNGWISIEEIERQAVTKGFTKAHVFNTIDKYVELTVFTINKNNTAIAFPNDVYNADDENDYDEANSDGADAPDEEADAF; encoded by the coding sequence atgggggagaggaaaatggAGATAAGGACTTACGTGGATGATAACCACACCAAATATTTAGAAGCGGTGAAGAATTACAATTCGCACATAGACGAGCTGGTTACCTTTTTCGATACGTTCGAAGATCCTTCGGCGAACCACACAAACTGGGGGAagttaaaatataaaggatACCTGCAAAGGATTTACAATCACGAAACGGAATTACTACCAATATATTTGGACGACTTGAGGGAGCATTTCTGCAAAGAAAACAAGGAGGTCGATTACTCCGTGTACAATGGGATAATGACGAACACACACAGATACATGGAGCTTCTGTACTCCGCCGCAGACAAATGTTTGTCCGATGAATGTTTCAAAAGGTTTGTAAAGGGTTATGGAGAGGAAGACGAAAGCGAGAAgataaagaggaagaatttgagaagaataaataatgaaGATCTTAGTGGGTATTCCACAGacgaaagtgaaaaagaagcaTTTAACAACTTATTTAGGGATATGATTAAACCAATAGAAGAAATTAGGcaagaaagaatgaaagaataTAAACTGCCAGCCTATTTAAGAGTCAATTTTGAAATTATACTAATCCCAAGTTCAAGAGATTTGGTTCGAAAAATGAGAGTAGTGAATGCAGACTGTATAGGCTCTTTAAGTACATTCGAATGTGAAGTTATTAGAGCTACTCAATTGAAGCCAAGGATACAAGTAGCCACTTATGAATGTGATAGATGTCATGTCTTTGCATATAAAGCAGTGGATggtcctttttttatgcctCTTTTTGATTGCCCAGGATGCACAAATGTGCATGGTGTTAGAGGGTCACTAAAATTTCAAGCCAAGTTAAGTAAATTTGTAAAGTACCAAGAAATTAAGGTTCAGGAATTACCTAGCCAGTTACCAGAAGGAGATATTCCAAGAAGTATGAACTGTATAATTCATGGTGAATCCACCACTTCTGTACAACCTGGGATGTCTGTCACCCTCACAGGGGTTTTGATGCCAGTCACGAAGAGTGGATTTCAAGCCTTAAAAGGGGGACTCATTGCAGAGAAGGTTTTTCATATTTACTACgtacaaaataataaagaaaattttaacgaGCATATTGATAACTATGACAAAATTATGGAAGAAGTTCAAGCATTAAAAAATAGCCCCAATTTGTACGAAAGGTTAGCCTTTAATATTGGCCCTGAAATATATGGACATGACGATGTGAAGAAGGCTTTACTGCTACAGCTAATTGGAGGatgcacaagaaaaaaaaaagatggggGCATGATAAGAGgggatatacatatactacTCATGGGAGATCCAGGAGTTGCAAAAAGTCAGCTAATGAAGAAAGTATGTCTCATTGCTTCTAGATCAATTTACACAACAGGAAAGGGAAGTAGTTCCGTTGGTTTAACTGCAGCCGTTTTGAAAGACCCCAATACAGGCGAAACAACTTTAGAGGGAGGAGCGTTAGTCCTTGCAGACAAAGGAATATGTTGCATTGATGAATTTGACAAGATGGACGAATTTGATCGATCAGCCATTTATGAAGTTATGGAACAACAAACTGTTTCCATAGCTAAAGCTGGTCATTGCAGTAACATGCCTGCAAGGTCTTCCGTATTAGCGGCTGCAAACCCTATTAATGGCAGATACGATTGTAAGAAATCCGTTATGCTCAACATGAATTTGCCTGCTGCGTTGTTGACCAGATTTGATTTACAGTTTCTACTTTTGGACATATCTGATCGGGATAAGGATAAGAAGCTAGCTGAACATGTGCTGAACATTTTGAAGTGCGCAGACTCTCAtgatgataaaaagaaaagatccGAATTGAGTAGTGAAAGTTATGAAGAAATTGACAAAACAGTACTAAGGGCGTTTATTCagctagctaaaaaaaaagaacccacGATTTCGCCAGATCTGATCCCCAAAATTACCCAGTGGTATGTTTCTTCCAGACAACTAGAATCGCAACAGGAAAGATACAACGACACCCGTATTAATTATACAACACCGAGAGCGCTGTTAGCCATTCTTCGAATATCACAGGCGCTAGCCAGATTGAGAGACAGCGATGTGATAGAGACGGCTGATTTTGAAGAAGCCATCAGATTAACGGAGCAGTCCAAGGCTAGCGTCTCCCaacaaacggaaaaaagaagaaggaaagattcGTCCACTGAAATTATGAATATTATTAAAAGTATAAAGGAGAAGattatggaaaagaaaaaaaaatggaatggaTGGATATCGATCGAAGAAATCGAAAGGCAGGCTGTAACCAAGGGATTTACCAAAGCCCACGTTTTTAACACCATTGACAAGTACGTGGAGCTCACTGTATTCACCATCAACAAGAACAACACAGCCATTGCATTTCCGAATGATGTTTACAACGCAGATGATGAAAACGATTATGATGAGGCGAACAGCGATGGTGCGGACGCCCCCGACGAGGAGGCGGACGCCTTCTGA